The following is a genomic window from Podarcis raffonei isolate rPodRaf1 chromosome 5, rPodRaf1.pri, whole genome shotgun sequence.
CAGTGGAACCACCTGGCCTGCCTGACAGCTTGGGTTGTGGTTTTTAGGTCAACTTATGCTTTGGAGTTGCCCTGCTGCTTTATGGGAGACTTTCCCTACACAACTATCCTGAGGACTGCAACCTTTAAAAAGCACAGCTAACACAAGTGCCTCAAATAACTGGTAATGTAAAGTGCATTGccctaagctccttggaggaagggcaggatacaaccGATCAAGAATAAGTAAGTAGGGTGCACTTCCTAATAAAATCCATTTGGAAGCAAAGAGATGTCCTTTCCCTCAGCTAACTGCTTGGCttggctttaaaaagaagaaaacaaatcaACGGAGTCCCAGGAGTTAGCTTAATGAAGCCTCCATACTTCGAAGTACCGGTAGTTTAACTGCCAGGCGCTGGGAGCAAACAGAAAAGATTTCCCAGCGGCACCTGGCTGGCGGCTGctgctagatggacctttggtcggATCCTGCAACGCAGGTCACGGGCGGCTCTCTCCTCCTCAATGCAACCCCGAGCTGGCCTGTTTGCGTGAAGGAGAGAGGAGCAAGTGGGTACTTTACCGTCCGCAGCAGGTCGCTTCCTTGGCCCGGGGCTCTGGCGCCCTAGATCCGCGGCAGCGCCCGCCGCTCCCGTCTCTTGCTCCGGCCGCCGCGcggcgtcctcctcctcctcctcctcggcggAGATTCCCTGAGCGCGCCGGAGCGCCGTCGCGGGGCCGCGGCCCTCCAAGCCCCCCCGGCGCGGCTGGCTGCCGGCCTTGGCGCGGCCTCGGCTCAGCCGGGGGGGTCTGCTGTAGAAGTCGGGCAGGGCGTCCTTGGCCACGGCTTGCCACTCGTACCTGCCGGGCAGGGGCTGGCAGCGCCCGAAGTCGAAGTTCCACTTGCTCCGGCCGGCCTCCTCCAGCGCGCGGCTGTGCTTCTCCAGCTCGCGGGCCAGCTGCTCGTGGTCCACCGGGCCGAAGAGGCTCCGGCAAGCCGACGGCTTCGGGTAGTCCGCCTGCCGGGCTTCCATCCTCTCCAGCGTCGGGCTCCCATTCGAGAGGCGGACGTTGGACATCGCCCGGAGCTGTCCCTGCCGCCCGCGCCGTCCCGCCAGCGAGATCCGGCGGCCGATCGGTCGATCCCGACGAGCCCCGCGCCCTGGCTCTTGCGCGAAGGGGGGGAGCGCAGCGGGCGGGTTTAAAAGCGGAGCCCGACCGAGATGAAgacttcaaaacaaaaacacatcgaAGAggcccccccgcccgcccgcccccgagcagcagcagcagcagcggcagcagcagcagcccagcagcCCTTGCATAAGCCAGAGGCGGGGAAAGGCGGAGAGgaggggcgcggggggggggcaagcggAATGTCTTATTGCGGACCAAGTgcaccagcgggggggggggagaagcagatcgcggaggcggcggggggggggggaggggagcagcagcagcgcccgGACAAATAGCTGGGTGACGGGAGGCGAGGGCTGCCCGGGGATCCTGCGCTTTGGCCCAAAGCCTCGTCCCGATGTCAACGCTTCGCTCTGCGCGGGTGTTGGGCGGGGGGAGACGAGCCTTTTTTCCAGCCAGTGGCCCAATATGGCGATTGAAGGGAGGCGGACGGAGGAGAAGCTGATTGACACGGCCCGTCTATTTAAACGGAGGCGCCGCGCCATTGGCTCGAGGCTCGGGCGCCGCCCCGTCGCCGCGCGGGGCTCCGGCGGAGCGAGCGCCGCTTTGTGAAGGGGGCCGGGACGGAGGCGCCGCCGCCCGGCCGacgggctgctgctgggccgccGGGGCGCCTTGGTCGCGCCGGGCCCCTGGGGGACTCCCGGCCGGGAGGGGCCTCTCGTCCTTCCCGCCCCCGAGCGGATCTTTCGAGGAAAGGTTTTCTTCTGTTCGGTTggttcatgaaatttatacaccgctggATTGTAAAAGCACACGCAAGCAAACAAATCCCTCAAAGCGAGAAAACAATAAAATC
Proteins encoded in this region:
- the CDKN1B gene encoding cyclin-dependent kinase inhibitor 1B isoform X2, producing MSNVRLSNGSPTLERMEARQADYPKPSACRSLFGPVDHEQLARELEKHSRALEEAGRSKWNFDFGRCQPLPGRYEWQAVAKDALPDFYSRPPRLSRGRAKAGSQPRRGGLEGRGPATALRRAQGISAEEEEEEDAARRPEQETGAAGAAADLGRQSPGPRKRPAADELRTFISLFFEGIKFMKQGRCRVYI
- the CDKN1B gene encoding cyclin-dependent kinase inhibitor 1B isoform X1, with protein sequence MSNVRLSNGSPTLERMEARQADYPKPSACRSLFGPVDHEQLARELEKHSRALEEAGRSKWNFDFGRCQPLPGRYEWQAVAKDALPDFYSRPPRLSRGRAKAGSQPRRGGLEGRGPATALRRAQGISAEEEEEEDAARRPEQETGAAGAAADLGRQSPGPRKRPAADDSSPRNKRANITEEAISEDSSSACSVEQTPKKSSPRRHQT